A region from the Rosa rugosa chromosome 6, drRosRugo1.1, whole genome shotgun sequence genome encodes:
- the LOC133718599 gene encoding F-box/kelch-repeat protein At3g06240-like translates to MLKKKKHLDLQRLPEHVVFSILCRLPVKSLIRFTCVSKRWRSVIISDHQFGNSHFQLAASQLRHNVLISRSPDYISEGTQFQSLEDNFSIKNLTCPFQRYSTIQVMGSCNGLVVLANFYPNVLSYWPCCLRDRYNILVMRNPSTGFFRKIPYPNFQIGSKKWTLENKEIRVYYGFGQVSASNDYKLVVILNYGGFMEVRVFSVRANCWKVVKAPYLSPYRPWSEELGTYSNGAIHWVSLHEPGFLEPPVYAFDLANEEFREMPLPVLSHNEYGMQMTQTRTPVLLGGCLCVMFQDAD, encoded by the coding sequence atgttgaagaaaaagaagcatcTTGATCTCCAACGACTCCCTGAACATGTTGTATTCAGCATTCTCTGCCGGCTGCCAGTGAAGTCCTTGATCCGCTTCACTTGTGTCTCAAAACGGTGGCGTTCTGTTATAATTTCCGACCACCAATTTGGCAACTCCCATTTTCAACTAGCAGCATCTCAGCTCCGTCATAATGTCCTCATCTCCAGGTCCCCTGACTACATTTCAGAAGGTACACAATTTCAATCCTTAGAAGATAACTTTTCGATCAAAAATCTCACCTGCCCATTCCAGCGGTATAGCACAATTCAAGTAATGGGCTCTTGCAATGGTTTGGTAGTTTTAGCTAATTTCTATCCCAATGTTTTGAGCTATTGGCCTTGTTGTCTTCGCGATCGTTATAACATTTTAGTAATGCGGAACCCATCAACTGGATTCTTCCGCAAGATACCTTATCCAAATTTTCAAATTGGGAGCAAAAAATGGACACTTGAAAATAAAGAGATCCGTGTGTATTATGGTTTTGGTCAAGTGTCGGCCTCCAACGACTACAAACTTGTGGTGATACTAAATTATGGTGGTTTCATGGAAGTACGTGTGTTCTCAGTCAGAGCCAACTGTTGGAAAGTTGTTAAAGCTCCTTACTTGTCACCATACCGCCCCTGGTCTGAAGAATTGGGGACTTACTCAAATGGAGCAATTCATTGGGTCAGTCTCCATGAACCTGGTTTTTTGGAGCCACCTGTCTATGCTTTTGATCTCGCAAATGAGGAGTTTCGGGAAATGCCATTGCCTGTTCTTAGCCATAATGAATATGGCATGCAAATGACGCAAACAAGAACTCCAGTTCTTTTAGGAGGATGTCTTTGTGTGATGTTTCAGGATGCTGACTAG
- the LOC133717721 gene encoding pentatricopeptide repeat-containing protein At4g01400, mitochondrial → MLLLLSLRSPKTVQTLPSKTPPLFSFFFHTSQPHHHHPQTHHEIIGSPSRVQKLIASQSDPLLAKEIFDFAARHPHFRHSYSSYFTLILKLARSHYFSLVDHLLLRLRSQTYSPSPALFTHLIKIYGEAHLPQKALKTFYTMFQFDCKPSAKHLNRILDILVSHRNFLRPAFDVFKDAHRHGVAPDTKSYNILMRAFCLNGDLSVAYHLFNKMFEREVVPDVESYRILMQGLCRKGQVNTAVDFLEDMINKGFVPDSLSYTSLLNSLCRKKQLREAYKLLCRMKVKGCNPDIVHYNTVILGFCREGRAVDACKVLEDMASNGCLPNLVSYRTLVSGLSDQGMLDEAKNYMEMMISKGFSPHFSVIHALVKGFCNVGRVEEACGVMEEILRHGEVPHRETWLTIVPGICEEVELVRMEEVLKEIMKVEIKPSTRIVEAAFGLENYLIKKIHASKSWRA, encoded by the coding sequence ATGCTGCTTCTACTCTCTCTGCGCTCACCCAAAACCGTACAAACCCTCCCTTCAAAAACCCCAccactcttctccttcttcttccacaCCTCCcaaccccaccaccaccacccacaAACCCACCATGAAATCATTGGGTCTCCCTCCAGAGTCCAAAAGCTCATCGCTTCCCAATCCGACCCTCTCCTCGCCAAAGAGATCTTCGACTTCGCCGCCCGCCACCCCCATTTCCGTCACTCCTACTCCTCCTACTTCACCCTCATCCTCAAGCTCGCCCGCTCCCACTACTTCTCTCTCGTCGaccacctcctcctccgcctCAGGTCCCAAACCTACTCCCCCTCCCCAGCTCTCTTCACCCACCTCATCAAAATCTACGGCGAGGCCCATTTGCCCCAGAAGGCCCTCAAAACCTTCTACACAATGTTCCAATTCGACTGCAAACCCTCTGCCAAGCACCTCAACCGGATTCTCGACATTCTGGTCTCTCACCGGAACTTCCTCCGGCCGGCTTTCGACGTTTTCAAGGACGCACACCGCCACGGGGTGGCGCCGGATACTAAATCCTACAACATTCTGATGAGGGCCTTCTGCTTGAATGGGGACCTCAGTGTTGCATACCACCTGTTCAACAAAATGTTTGAGAGAGAGGTCGTGCCGGATGTGGAGTCGTATCGGATTTTGATGCAGGGGCTGTGCAGGAAGGGGCAGGTGAACACTGCTGTGGATTTTCTGGAGGATATGATCAACAAAGGGTTTGTTCCGGATTCGTTGAGTTATACTAGCTTGTTGAATAGCTTGTGTAGGAAGAAACAGCTGCGTGAGGCGTATAAGCTTCTTTGTAGGATGAAGGTGAAGGGGTGTAACCCTGACATTGTGCATTACAATACTGTGATATTGGGGTTTTGTAGAGAAGGGAGGGCAGTGGATGCTTGTAAGGTTCTTGAGGATATGGCATCCAATGGGTGCTTGCCGAATTTGGTGTCGTATAGGACTTTGGTTAGTGGGTTGTCTGATCAGGGGATGCTTGATGAGGCGAAGAACTATATGGAGATGATGATATCAAAGGGGTTTTCTCCACATTTTTCGGTTATCCATGCTTTGGTTAAGGGGTTCTGCAATGTGGGTAGGGTCGAGGAAGCTTGTGGAGTTATGGAGGAGATACTAAGGCATGGGGAGGTTCCGCACAGGGAGACTTGGTTGACAATAGTTCCGGGGATATGCGAAGAGGTTGAGCTGGTGAGAATGGAAGAAGTTCTGAAGGAAATAATGAAGGTAGAGATCAAGCCTAGCACCAGAATAGTGGAGGCAGCTTTTGGATTGGAGAACTACTTGATCAAAAAAATTCATGCTAGTAAATCATGGAGAGCTTGA